CGATGGCGTAGTGGATGAACGTGTCCATCTTCTTGATCTCTTTTTTTTCGATGTAGTCGGCCGGATTGAAGTCGTGGACTTCTCCGGCGATCTGGACGGGCAGGTTGGCGGGGTCGAACTTCGTGATGCGGGCCACGCCGGAGGCGCCGGCGCAGAGCGCCTTCCATGTCTTCTCCAGACCGGTGCCCAGGGGCGTGATCAGCCCCAGCCCGGTGATGGCCACCCGTCGTCGTGTCGTGCGCTCGCCCATCGCGGTCCCGTGTGTGGGCTTACACTTTCTCCTTAATGTAATCAATGGCGCGCCCCACGGTGAGGATCTTCTCCGCATCCTCGTCGGGGATCTCGATGTCGAACTCCTCTTCCAGCGCCATCACGAGCTCGACCGTATCAAGGGAGTCCGCCCCAAGATCATCGACAAATTTGGCCTCCGGGGTGACTTCGTCTTCCTCCACCCCCAGTTGCTCGGCGATGATCTTCTTGACCCGCTCCTCGATCGCCATTGGTTTCTTCACCTCCTCCCCCATCGTTCCCCTCCTTCTTCTTCAAGCTCCATGTTGTCGTGTCCCTGTGTCACGCCATCAGCATGCCGCCGTTGACGTGCAGCACCTGCCCGGTAATGTAGCCGGCCTCGTCCGACACCAGGAACGCGACCGCGTCCGCCACGTCCTTCGGCAGCCCCAGCCGGCCCAGCGGAATCTGCTTCTGGAGCGTCTCCTTGACGTCGGCCGGCAGCCCCTGGGTCATGGCCGTGTCGATGAATCCGGGCGCGACCGCGTTCACCGTCACGTTCCGGCTGGCATATTCCCGGGCCACGGTCTTGGTGAACCCGATCACCGCCGCCTTGGACGCCGCATAGTTCGCCTGCCCGGCGTTCCCCATCACGCCCACGATCGA
The sequence above is a segment of the Nitrospirota bacterium genome. Coding sequences within it:
- the acpP gene encoding acyl carrier protein; amino-acid sequence: MAIEERVKKIIAEQLGVEEDEVTPEAKFVDDLGADSLDTVELVMALEEEFDIEIPDEDAEKILTVGRAIDYIKEKV